One region of Populus trichocarpa isolate Nisqually-1 chromosome 4, P.trichocarpa_v4.1, whole genome shotgun sequence genomic DNA includes:
- the LOC18097992 gene encoding cytochrome b-c1 complex subunit 9, mitochondrial encodes MDYTARRNGGGVFEGLYKLIMRRNSIYVTFVIAGAFAGERAVDYGVRKLWEHNNVGKRYEDIPVLGQRPSE; translated from the exons atgGATTACACAGCACGGAGAAATGGAGGAGGCGTGTTCGAAGGTCTCTACAAGTTGATTATGCGCCGTAACTCCATCTACGTTACCTTCGTCATCGCCGGCGCTTTTGCCGGTGAGCGG GCTGTGGATTATGGAGTTCGTAAACTATGGGAGCACAACAATGTTGGG AAACGTTACGAGGACATTCCAGTTTTGGGGCAAAGGCCATCAGAATGA